In one Flavobacteriales bacterium genomic region, the following are encoded:
- the secY gene encoding preprotein translocase subunit SecY, giving the protein MKNLIETVKNIWRIEELRNRILITLGLLLVYRIGSFIVLPGVDSTKMSDASSAAGGIAEILSIFTGGAFTRASIFALGIMPYISASIIMQLAGIAIPAVQKKQKEESGRRQLNQWTRYLTIAICVAQAPGYIYTSIEPDAAPLDSWGWVWSSVVILTASTLFVMWLGERITERGLGNGISLIIMIGILAQFPQSFAQEVVGRMGPGGGGLVLLLVEVVIWVLIIAGCILLVQGTRRIPVQFAKRVVGNKQYGGVRNYIPLKVNAAGVMPIIFAQAIVLVPMYIAQAPFLSESVRNWMNTAASSQGWGYNIALFLMVVAFTYFYTAITVNPNQLADDMKRNGGFIPGVKPGKATASHIDELLSRITLPGAIFLGIVAILPTFAGMMGIKQGFAQFFGGTSLLIMVGVLLDTLQQIESHLLMRHYDGLMKSGRIKGRSQGAAYGMAG; this is encoded by the coding sequence ATGAAGAACCTGATCGAAACGGTCAAGAACATCTGGCGCATCGAGGAGCTGCGCAACCGCATCCTCATCACGCTGGGCCTGCTGCTGGTGTACCGGATCGGCAGCTTCATCGTCCTCCCCGGGGTGGACAGCACCAAGATGTCCGATGCCTCGTCGGCGGCCGGGGGTATCGCAGAGATCCTCTCGATCTTCACCGGCGGCGCCTTCACGCGCGCCAGCATCTTCGCCTTGGGCATCATGCCCTACATCTCGGCGTCCATCATCATGCAGTTGGCCGGCATCGCCATCCCGGCCGTGCAGAAGAAACAGAAGGAGGAGAGCGGCAGGCGCCAGCTGAACCAATGGACGCGCTACCTCACCATCGCCATCTGCGTGGCACAGGCGCCGGGCTACATCTACACCAGCATCGAGCCCGACGCTGCCCCGCTGGACAGCTGGGGCTGGGTCTGGTCGAGCGTCGTGATCCTCACCGCCAGCACGCTGTTCGTGATGTGGCTCGGTGAGCGGATCACGGAGCGGGGCCTTGGGAACGGCATCTCCCTCATCATCATGATCGGCATTCTGGCTCAGTTCCCGCAGAGCTTCGCCCAGGAGGTGGTGGGCCGCATGGGCCCCGGTGGCGGCGGCTTGGTGCTGCTGCTGGTGGAGGTGGTGATCTGGGTGCTCATCATCGCCGGCTGCATCCTGCTGGTGCAGGGCACGCGGCGTATCCCGGTTCAATTCGCCAAGCGCGTCGTTGGCAACAAGCAGTACGGCGGCGTTCGGAACTACATCCCGCTTAAGGTGAACGCCGCAGGGGTCATGCCGATCATCTTCGCCCAAGCCATCGTTCTGGTGCCGATGTACATCGCCCAGGCGCCCTTCCTAAGCGAGTCGGTGCGCAACTGGATGAACACGGCGGCCAGCAGCCAGGGCTGGGGCTACAACATCGCGCTCTTCCTCATGGTGGTGGCCTTCACCTATTTCTATACCGCCATCACCGTGAACCCGAACCAGCTTGCAGATGACATGAAGCGGAACGGCGGCTTCATCCCCGGCGTCAAGCCCGGGAAGGCCACGGCATCGCACATCGATGAGCTGCTCTCGCGGATCACCTTGCCCGGTGCCATCTTCCTCGGCATCGTGGCCATCCTGCCGACGTTCGCCGGCATGATGGGCATCAAGCAGGGCTTCGCTCAGTTCTTCGGCGGGACTTCATTGCTGATCATGGTGGGCGTGCTCTTGGACACGCTCCAGCAGATCGAGAGC